The following coding sequences are from one Musa acuminata AAA Group cultivar baxijiao chromosome BXJ1-6, Cavendish_Baxijiao_AAA, whole genome shotgun sequence window:
- the LOC135676396 gene encoding (+)-borneol dehydrogenase 2-like: MLRLVSRRVAVAGRKDGSWQKRVKFSTAVRSGRLEGKVALVTGGASGLGKATALEFIQEGASVVLADVNAQLGRQAAQQLGAKAEFVECDVTVEPQVAEAVDFAVARHGRLDIMHNSAGIAGPPTATDVARLDLASFDLVMGVNVRGTLAGVKHAARVMGPAGAGSIICVSSISGLMGGLGTHPYAISKFAVAGMVRSLAGDLCRRGVRINCISPFVTLTPLVVDQFTQLYGDVGRQRMEQIVDSVSELRGARSEEMDVAKAAVYLASDESKYVSGHNLVVDGGFTSYKHLNLPMPEGIKP; encoded by the exons ATGCTCCGACTTGTCTCCAG GAGAGTGGCCGTGGCCGGAAGGAAGGATGGCTCGTGGCAGAAGCGGGTGAAGTTCTCGACGGCGGTGCGGAGCGGCAG GTTGGAGGGTAAGGTGGCTTTGGTGACCGGCGGAGCAAGCGGGTTGGGCAAGGCGACGGCCCTCGAGTTCATCCAGGAGGGTGCGAGCGTCGTCCTCGCGGACGTCAATGCGCAGTTGGGCCGGCAAGCAGCCCAACAGCTCGGCGCGAAAGCCGAATTCGTCGAATGCGACGTGACCGTGGAGCCGCAGGTAGCCGAGGCCGTCGACTTCGCCGTGGCCCGCCACGGCCGGCTTGATATCATGCACAACAGCGCCGGCATCGCTGGGCCGCCGACGGCTACCGACGTCGCCCGCCTCGACCTCGCTAGCTTCGACCTCGTCATGGGCGTCAACGTCCGGGGGACACTGGCGGGGGTCAAGCACGCTGCCCGCGTGATGGGCCCGGCGGGCGCCGGCTCCATCATCTGCGTCTCCAGCATCAGCGGCCTCATGGGCGGCCTCGGCACGCACCCGTACGCCATCTCCAAGTTCGCGGTGGCGGGCATGGTGAGGTCGCTGGCCGGCGACCTGTGCCGCCGCGGGGTCCGAATCAACTGCATCTCGCCGTTCGTGACCCTGACGCCCCTGGTGGTGGATCAGTTCACCCAGTTGTACGGCGACGTGGGAAGGCAAAGGATGGAGCAGATCGTGGATAGTGTGAGCGAGCTGAGGGGAGCAAGGAGTGAGGAGATGGATGTGGCGAAGGCGGCCGTTTACTTGGCGTCTGATGAGTCCAAGTACGTCTCAGGTCATAATCTCGTGGTGGATGGGGGGTTCACAAGCTACAAGCACCTTAATTTGCCGATGCCGGAGGGGATTAAGCCATGA